One genomic segment of Sminthopsis crassicaudata isolate SCR6 chromosome 2, ASM4859323v1, whole genome shotgun sequence includes these proteins:
- the CIMIP2A gene encoding ciliary microtubule inner protein 2A isoform X1, with translation MIATKNHSLFTPEPHYIPGYAGFYPQLRYQVGYTYGRTTAQVLTDPTVNKSPCSVLAPLSKPTPIEDHSHDKTSHAQTNADQPDSSHYPGLQPFKDFESRGHDLLPELEQHGPPMPDSGRHKLSAGTDGEAGPYPLCPPGKKAMQPLVGHPGLRLAFGKEGWRSSPPSLPKTPLYPQLYQPRKDVEPLPPPQTDALEVGRFEKLPKLYTPNLIQHKAISGYAGFIPRFTWVMGVNYRDGVQQAMDEFDRNQFLIRNPVYALGERLPKQHWPDTKVYHRQGLIPFYTGFIPTLRETYGLTFGSSTRKAYRNEQKRRNNALRKML, from the exons ATGATAGCAACTAAGAATCACAGCCTTTTCACACCGGAGCCACACTATATTCCTGG CTATGCCGGCTTCTATCCCCAACTACGATACCAGGTGGGATACACGTATGGCCGGACCACTGCCCAGGTGCTGACGGACCCAACAGTAAATAAAAGCCCATGTTCTGTGTTGGCGCCGCTCAGCAAACCCACGCCCATTGAGGATCACAGTCATGATAAAACATCCCATGCGCAAACCAATGCAGACCAGCCCGACAGCTCCCATTACCCAG GACTCCAGCCCTTTAAGGACTTCGAGAGCCGAGGACACGACCTGCTCCCTGAGCTGGAGCAGCACGGCCCTCCCATGCCAGACAGCGGTCGGCACAAGCTTTCCGCAGGCACCGACGGGGAGGCCGGGCCCTATCCACTATGTCCACCGGGCAAGAAGGCCATGCAACCTTTAGTTGGACACCCAGGTTTACGACTGGCATTTGGAAAGGAAGGGTGGAGAAGCTCCCCACCCTCTCTCCCCAAAACTCCTCTTTATCCCCAG TTGTACCAGCCCCGGAAAGATGTGGAGCCCCTTCCACCTCCCCAGACAGATGCACTAGAGGTCGGCAGGTTTGAGAAGCTTCCCAAGCTATACACGCCCAACCTGATCCAGCACAAAGCCATCTCGG GCTACGCTGGGTTCATACCACGATTCACTTGGGTGATGGGAGTAAATTATCGAGATGGCGTCCAGCAGGCCATGGACGAATTCGATAGGAATCAG tttttaatAAGAAACCCTGTTTATGCCCTTGGAGAGAGACTACCAAAACAACACTGGCCAGACACCAAGGTCTACCACAGACAAGGACTGATACCGTTCTACACAGGATTCATACCAA CTTTGAGAGAGACTTATGGTTTAACATTTGGCAGCAGTACTCGCAAAGCTTATCGAAATGAACAGAAGAGACGAAACAATGCACTACGAAAAATGCTTTAA
- the TUBB4B gene encoding tubulin beta-4B chain — MREIVHLQAGQCGNQIGAKFWEVISDEHGIDPTGTYHGDSDLQLERINVYYNEATGGKYVPRAVLVDLEPGTMDSVRSGPFGQIFRPDNFVFGQSGAGNNWAKGHYTEGAELVDSVLDVVRKEAESCDCLQGFQLTHSLGGGTGSGMGTLLISKIREEYPDRIMNTFSVVPSPKVSDTVVEPYNATLSVHQLVENTDETYCIDNEALYDICFRTLKLTTPTYGDLNHLVSATMSGVTTCLRFPGQLNADLRKLAVNMVPFPRLHFFMPGFAPLTSRGSQQYRALTVPELTQQMFDAKNMMAACDPRHGRYLTVAAVFRGRMSMKEVDEQMLNVQNKNSSYFVEWIPNNVKTAVCDIPPRGLKMSATFIGNSTAIQELFKRISEQFTAMFRRKAFLHWYTGEGMDEMEFTEAESNMNDLVSEYQQYQDATAEEEGEFEEEAEEEVA; from the exons ATGAGGGAGATCGTGCACCTCCAGGCCGGGCAATGCGGCAACCAGATCGGCGCAAAG TTCTGGGAGGTGATCAGTGACGAACATGGTATCGACCCCACCGGAACCTACCATGGCGACAGCGACCTGCAGCTGGAGAGGATCAACGTCTACTACAATGAAGCCACCG GTGGGAAGTATGTGCCCCGAGCAGTCCTGGTCGATCTTGAGCCTGGAACAATGGACTCTGTCCGCTCTGGACCTTTCGGACAGATTTTCAGGCCAGACAACTTTGTCTTCG gcCAGAGTGGTGCTGGAAACAACTGGGCTAAAGGCCATTACACAGAAGGTGCGGAACTGGTTGACTCAGTATTAGATGTTGTAAGAAAAGAAGCGGAAAGTTGTGACTGTCTCCAGGGCTTCCAGCTGACGCACTCTCTGGGTGGTGGGACTGGGTCTGGGATGGGTACTCTTTTAATCAGCAAGATCCGAGAAGAGTACCCAGACAGAATCATGAACACTTTCAGCGTTGTACCCTCCCCCAAGGTATCGGACACTGTAGTAGAACCCTACAATGCAACCCTCTCAGTACACCAGCTTGTAGAAAATACAGATGAAACCTATTGTATTGATAACGAAGCCCTCTATGATATCTGTTTCAGAACCCTGAAACTGACCACTCCCACATATGGTGACCTGAACCACCTGGTGTCAGCGACCATGAGTGGTGTCACCACCTGCTTACGTTTCCCAGGGCAGCTTAATGCTGACTTGCGTAAGCTGGCAGTGAACATGGTCCCCTTTCCCCGTCTGCACTTCTTTATGCCTGGCTTTGCTCCACTGACTAGCCGTGGTAGCCAGCAGTACCGTGCTTTAACTGTGCCAGAGCTCACCCAGCAGATGTTTGATGCAAAGAACATGATGGCTGCTTGTGACCCGAGGCATGGGCGCTATCTTACGGTGGCAGCCGTATTCAGAGGCCGTATGTCCATGAAGGAGGTAGATGAGCAAATGCTCAATGTTCAAAACAAGAACAGCAGTTACTTTGTTGAATGGATCCCCAACAATGTGAAAACGGCCGTTTGTGACATCCCACCCCGGGGCCTGAAAATGTCTGCCACCTTCATTGGTAACAGTACTGCCATCCAAGAGCTCTTTAAACGCATTTCTGAGCAGTTTACAGCCATGTTTCGCAGAAAGGCTTTCTTACACTGGTATACTGGAGAGGGCATGGATGAAATGGAATTCACTGAAGCAGAAAGCAACATGAATGATTTGGTTTCTGAGTATCAGCAGTATCAGGATGCCACAgctgaggaggagggagaatTTGAGGAGGAGGCTGAAGAGGAGGTGGCATAA
- the CIMIP2A gene encoding ciliary microtubule inner protein 2A isoform X2: protein MIATKNHSLFTPEPHYIPGYAGFYPQLRYQVGYTYGRTTAQVLTDPTVNKSPCSVLAPLSKPTPIEDHSHDKTSHAQTNADQPDSSHYPGLQPFKDFESRGHDLLPELEQHGPPMPDSGRHKLSAGTDGEAGPYPLCPPGKKAMQPLVGHPGLRLAFGKEGWRSSPPSLPKTPLYPQLYQPRKDVEPLPPPQTDALEVGRFEKLPKLYTPNLIQHKAISGYAGFIPRFTWVMGVNYRDGVQQAMDEFDRNQFLIRNPVYALGERLPKQHWPDTKVYHRQGLIPFYTGFIPSIFERDLWFNIWQQYSQSLSK, encoded by the exons ATGATAGCAACTAAGAATCACAGCCTTTTCACACCGGAGCCACACTATATTCCTGG CTATGCCGGCTTCTATCCCCAACTACGATACCAGGTGGGATACACGTATGGCCGGACCACTGCCCAGGTGCTGACGGACCCAACAGTAAATAAAAGCCCATGTTCTGTGTTGGCGCCGCTCAGCAAACCCACGCCCATTGAGGATCACAGTCATGATAAAACATCCCATGCGCAAACCAATGCAGACCAGCCCGACAGCTCCCATTACCCAG GACTCCAGCCCTTTAAGGACTTCGAGAGCCGAGGACACGACCTGCTCCCTGAGCTGGAGCAGCACGGCCCTCCCATGCCAGACAGCGGTCGGCACAAGCTTTCCGCAGGCACCGACGGGGAGGCCGGGCCCTATCCACTATGTCCACCGGGCAAGAAGGCCATGCAACCTTTAGTTGGACACCCAGGTTTACGACTGGCATTTGGAAAGGAAGGGTGGAGAAGCTCCCCACCCTCTCTCCCCAAAACTCCTCTTTATCCCCAG TTGTACCAGCCCCGGAAAGATGTGGAGCCCCTTCCACCTCCCCAGACAGATGCACTAGAGGTCGGCAGGTTTGAGAAGCTTCCCAAGCTATACACGCCCAACCTGATCCAGCACAAAGCCATCTCGG GCTACGCTGGGTTCATACCACGATTCACTTGGGTGATGGGAGTAAATTATCGAGATGGCGTCCAGCAGGCCATGGACGAATTCGATAGGAATCAG tttttaatAAGAAACCCTGTTTATGCCCTTGGAGAGAGACTACCAAAACAACACTGGCCAGACACCAAGGTCTACCACAGACAAGGACTGATACCGTTCTACACAGGATTCATACCAAGTAT CTTTGAGAGAGACTTATGGTTTAACATTTGGCAGCAGTACTCGCAAAGCTTATCGAAATGA